The Vibrio tarriae genome includes a window with the following:
- the cysN gene encoding sulfate adenylyltransferase subunit CysN yields MNNAVKEQLAELGIEGYLNQHQHKSLLRFLTCGSVDDGKSTLIGRLLHDSKQIYEDQLAAVHNDSQRVGTTGSRPDLALLVDGLQAEREQGITIDVAYRYFSTQKRKFIISDTPGHEQYTRNMATGASTCDLAVILIDARKGVLDQTRRHSFISNLLGLKHFIVAVNKMDLVDYSQDRFEQIRAEYLEFSKHLQGETEIQIIPLSALEGDNVVEKSRLMDWYQGPSLLELLENVDIDRDKSSGAFRFPVQYVNRPNLDFRGFAGTIASGVVKVGDKIKALPSGKTSTVTRIVTFDGDLPQAQAGLAVTLTLADEIDISRGDLIVLESAQVDSTNHLLADVVWMTEQPLQVGRDYDIKIAGKKTVGQVKAVRHQYDINNLSTYHAESLPLNGIGLCEWTFTQTVALDKYLDCADTGGFIIIDRLTNVTVGAGLVRDSLQNIAGQTEQFSPFELELNALVRKHFPHWQAIDLSRLDKA; encoded by the coding sequence ATGAACAATGCAGTGAAAGAACAGCTCGCTGAGCTCGGTATTGAAGGTTACCTCAATCAGCATCAACACAAATCGTTACTGAGATTCTTAACTTGTGGCTCGGTCGATGATGGTAAAAGCACTCTGATTGGTCGTTTGCTTCACGACTCAAAACAGATTTATGAAGATCAACTGGCCGCCGTCCATAACGATAGCCAGCGGGTTGGCACCACGGGCAGTCGCCCAGACTTAGCGCTGTTGGTGGATGGCTTGCAAGCTGAGCGTGAACAAGGCATCACGATTGATGTGGCGTATCGTTATTTCTCAACCCAGAAACGCAAATTCATCATTTCCGATACCCCAGGGCATGAGCAGTACACCCGTAATATGGCCACCGGTGCATCGACTTGTGATCTGGCGGTGATCTTGATTGACGCGCGTAAAGGCGTGCTGGATCAAACGCGTCGTCACTCATTTATCTCCAACTTACTTGGATTGAAACACTTTATTGTGGCGGTCAACAAAATGGATCTGGTCGATTATTCGCAAGATCGTTTTGAACAGATCCGCGCAGAATATCTTGAGTTCTCTAAGCACTTGCAAGGTGAAACCGAGATTCAGATCATCCCGCTTTCGGCGTTGGAAGGCGATAACGTGGTCGAAAAAAGCCGTTTGATGGATTGGTATCAAGGCCCATCTCTGCTTGAGCTACTGGAAAATGTCGATATTGATCGCGACAAGAGCAGCGGTGCGTTTCGTTTCCCAGTACAGTATGTGAATCGCCCTAACCTCGATTTTCGCGGTTTCGCGGGTACGATTGCTTCTGGAGTGGTGAAAGTCGGCGATAAAATCAAAGCGCTGCCATCGGGGAAAACCTCAACCGTGACAAGGATTGTGACTTTTGATGGCGATTTGCCTCAAGCACAAGCTGGTTTGGCGGTCACTTTGACACTGGCTGATGAAATTGATATCAGCCGTGGTGATTTGATTGTGCTGGAAAGTGCGCAAGTCGACAGCACTAACCATTTGCTGGCCGATGTAGTGTGGATGACAGAACAGCCGCTGCAAGTGGGCCGTGATTACGATATTAAAATCGCGGGCAAGAAAACCGTCGGTCAAGTAAAAGCTGTGCGTCATCAATACGACATCAATAACTTGTCGACCTACCATGCCGAGAGTTTACCTCTTAATGGGATTGGGTTGTGCGAATGGACGTTTACCCAAACTGTCGCGCTTGATAAGTATCTGGATTGTGCCGATACCGGTGGTTTCATCATTATCGACCGCCTGACAAACGTGACCGTTGGCGCGGGTTTAGTGCGTGACAGTTTGCAAAATATTGCGGGTCAAACCGAGCAATTTTCACCCTTTGAACTTGAGCTCAATGCCTTGGTGCGTAAGCACTTCCCACATTGGCAAGCGATTGATTTAAGCCGCTTAGATAAAGCGTGA